One stretch of Ipomoea triloba cultivar NCNSP0323 chromosome 8, ASM357664v1 DNA includes these proteins:
- the LOC116027086 gene encoding protein NYNRIN-like encodes MVKDCIDHARRCQACQVHANFIHQPPEPLHPTVASWPFDAWGLDVVGPITPKSSAGHTYILAATDYFSKWAEAVALKEVKKENVADFIRVHIIYRFGIPRYILTDNGKPFDYKLMDKIYKLFDFQQRNSSAYYAAANGLAEAFNKTLCNLLKKVVSKSKRD; translated from the coding sequence ATGGTAAAGGATTGCATAGATCATGCTCGAAGGTGCCAAGCTTGTCAAGTTCATGCAAACTTTATCCATCAACCACCAGAGCCTCTACATCCAACAGTCGCATCTTGGCCATTTGATGCTTGGGGACTTGATGTGGTTGGCCCAATTACGCCCAAGTCATCTGCagggcatacatacatattggcTGCCACCGACTACTTTTCAAAGTGGGCAGAAGCCGTGgcattaaaagaagtaaaaaaagaaaatgtggcAGACTTCATTCGTGTTCATATCATCTATCGGTTCGGCATCCCAAGATATATCTTAACTGATAATGGGAAACCCTTTGACTATAAATTGATGGACAAGATCTACAAGCTTTTTGACTTTCAGCAGCGGAACTCCTCAGCGTATTACGCAGCTGCAAATGGGCTTGCGGAAGCTTTTAACAAGACCCTATGCAATCTATTGAAAAAAGTGGTCTCAAAATCGAAACGTGATTAG